In a single window of the Cydia splendana chromosome 20, ilCydSple1.2, whole genome shotgun sequence genome:
- the LOC134800767 gene encoding uncharacterized protein LOC134800767 isoform X1: MAKLFNDTPIKPLPPYIRQRLTLQTLLNNPQQYIKNINYGQPRKRPQHEEEVVIEERQPPRPSVVSERTQTKDVLDAETNTKKVRLSIVESQKSKLKSRCTTALAKGATLASRSPYVEIARRLRQDIVDKQKRTSLAKDSMKRIPEVKQRRGILKKVLEDVTLEGMCSTGTTTDKKKPPLDKILKENHIFMRYSKSCKAKKRVRMDKKPAFFFTKRDQDSVQSFNEASDNERPKRVPDDNDNSSEHSEDDASLERKPARLMLRAPSGKRPVPFVPSMSDASDVSDVSDASDASDDSSTVSRVSNKSIAPQLCDSDKLSRRPLQHQVSQLSVRAELRQNAPKKPPCRVPKERLYFKNMLLYFPYVQTHKR, encoded by the exons ATGGCAAAACTATTTAACGACACCCCTATAAAGCCACTGCCCCCCTATATTCGGCAACGATTAACCCTCCAAACGTTACTGAACAACCCCCAACAATACATAAAGAATATAAACTATGGTCAACCACGTAAACGCCCGCAACATGAAGAAGAG GTGGTTATAGAAGAGAGGCAGCCGCCGAGGCCTTCTGTGGTGAGCGAGAGGACGCAGACTAAAGATGTGCTGGACGCGGAGACCAATACGAAGAAGGTGCGGTTATC AATAGTGGAGAGCCAGAAAAGCAAGTTGAAGAGCAGATGCACGACGGCGTTGGCGAAGGGGGCTACCCTGGCGTCGCGCAGCCCCTATGTGGAGATAGCCAGGCGACTGAGGCAGGACAT AGTCGACAAACAGAAAAGGACATCTCTTGCCAAGGATTCAATGAAACGAATACCTGAAGTCAAGCAACGACGCGG CATCTTAAAGAAGGTGCTAGAGGACGTGACGCTGGAAGGCATGTGCTCGACGGGAACCAccacagacaagaagaaacccCCTCTCGACAAGATACTGAAAGAAAATCACAT CTTCATGAGATACTCAAAAAGCTGCAAGGCGAAGAAGCGTGTCCGCATGGACAAGAAACCGGCCTTCTTCTTCACCAAGAGAGACCAGGACTCCGTGCAGTCCTTCAACGAGGCCTCAGATAACGAGAGGCCTAAGCGAGTCCCCGATGACAATGACAACT CATCAGAACATTCAGAAGACGATGCTAGCCTCGAACGCAAGCCTGCACGGCTGATGTTGCGCGCGCCGTCCGGCAAACGGCCCGTACCGTTCGTGCCATCCATGTCCGACGCGTCGGACGTATCGGACGTGTCGGACGCGTCGGACGCGTCGGATGATAGCTCCACGGTCTCACGCGTCTCTAATAAGTCTATC GCTCCGCAGCTGTGTGACTCGGACAAGCTCTCAAGACGTCCGCTTCAACACCAG GTTTCTCAACTGAGTGTACGCGCAGAGCTCCGCCAGAATGCTCCTAAGAAGCCTCCGTGCAGAGTTCCTAAGGAGCGattgtatttcaaaaacatg TTGTTATATTTTCCCTACGTACAGACACACAAGCGGTGA
- the LOC134800767 gene encoding uncharacterized protein LOC134800767 isoform X2, protein MVRLSIVESQKSKLKSRCTTALAKGATLASRSPYVEIARRLRQDIVDKQKRTSLAKDSMKRIPEVKQRRGILKKVLEDVTLEGMCSTGTTTDKKKPPLDKILKENHIFMRYSKSCKAKKRVRMDKKPAFFFTKRDQDSVQSFNEASDNERPKRVPDDNDNSSEHSEDDASLERKPARLMLRAPSGKRPVPFVPSMSDASDVSDVSDASDASDDSSTVSRVSNKSIAPQLCDSDKLSRRPLQHQVSQLSVRAELRQNAPKKPPCRVPKERLYFKNMLLYFPYVQTHKR, encoded by the exons ATGGTGCGGTTATC AATAGTGGAGAGCCAGAAAAGCAAGTTGAAGAGCAGATGCACGACGGCGTTGGCGAAGGGGGCTACCCTGGCGTCGCGCAGCCCCTATGTGGAGATAGCCAGGCGACTGAGGCAGGACAT AGTCGACAAACAGAAAAGGACATCTCTTGCCAAGGATTCAATGAAACGAATACCTGAAGTCAAGCAACGACGCGG CATCTTAAAGAAGGTGCTAGAGGACGTGACGCTGGAAGGCATGTGCTCGACGGGAACCAccacagacaagaagaaacccCCTCTCGACAAGATACTGAAAGAAAATCACAT CTTCATGAGATACTCAAAAAGCTGCAAGGCGAAGAAGCGTGTCCGCATGGACAAGAAACCGGCCTTCTTCTTCACCAAGAGAGACCAGGACTCCGTGCAGTCCTTCAACGAGGCCTCAGATAACGAGAGGCCTAAGCGAGTCCCCGATGACAATGACAACT CATCAGAACATTCAGAAGACGATGCTAGCCTCGAACGCAAGCCTGCACGGCTGATGTTGCGCGCGCCGTCCGGCAAACGGCCCGTACCGTTCGTGCCATCCATGTCCGACGCGTCGGACGTATCGGACGTGTCGGACGCGTCGGACGCGTCGGATGATAGCTCCACGGTCTCACGCGTCTCTAATAAGTCTATC GCTCCGCAGCTGTGTGACTCGGACAAGCTCTCAAGACGTCCGCTTCAACACCAG GTTTCTCAACTGAGTGTACGCGCAGAGCTCCGCCAGAATGCTCCTAAGAAGCCTCCGTGCAGAGTTCCTAAGGAGCGattgtatttcaaaaacatg TTGTTATATTTTCCCTACGTACAGACACACAAGCGGTGA